In Thermodesulfobacteriota bacterium, a genomic segment contains:
- the glmM gene encoding phosphoglucosamine mutase produces MTMEPSRRLFGTDGIRGVANVDPMTTEMMVKVGRAAAHLFRQRSRGRHRIVIGKDTRLSGYMLENALASGICSMGMDILLVGPLPTPGIAFITASMRADAGVVISASHNPFQDNGIKFFNRDGFKLPDELEEAIEAHVFSGAIEHVRPTATEVGKAFRVEDAVGRYVVFLKSTFPSHLTLEGVRMVVDCANGAAYRVAPSVFEELGAEVIPLGVSPNGTNINEGCGSLYPEFMAQKVREVGAHLGIALDGDADRVIVVDEKGEEVDGDHIMAVCARELQRKGRLAHATVVATVMSNLGLERSLAEAGIRLERTQVGDRYVVEAMRAGGHTFGGEQSGHLVFLDHGTTGDGVLAALQLLAVMVESGKPLSELSGVMTAVPQVLKNVRVRERISVGAIPAAAAALAAAQAELRDAGRVLVRYSGTEPKLRVMIEGDDADRIRYWADAICEAVRGEIGA; encoded by the coding sequence ATGACCATGGAACCGAGCCGCAGGCTCTTCGGCACCGACGGGATCCGGGGCGTCGCCAACGTGGACCCCATGACGACCGAGATGATGGTCAAGGTGGGGCGGGCCGCCGCCCACCTCTTCCGGCAGCGCAGCCGCGGCCGCCACCGGATCGTCATCGGCAAGGACACGCGGCTCTCGGGCTACATGCTCGAAAACGCCCTGGCGTCGGGCATCTGCTCCATGGGAATGGACATCCTCCTGGTGGGACCCCTGCCCACCCCGGGCATCGCCTTCATCACGGCGAGCATGCGGGCCGACGCGGGGGTGGTCATCTCGGCGTCCCACAACCCCTTCCAGGACAACGGCATCAAGTTCTTCAACCGCGACGGCTTCAAGCTCCCCGACGAGCTCGAGGAAGCCATCGAGGCCCACGTCTTCAGCGGCGCCATCGAGCACGTGCGGCCCACGGCCACGGAGGTGGGCAAGGCCTTTCGGGTGGAGGACGCGGTGGGGCGCTACGTGGTCTTCCTCAAGTCCACCTTCCCGTCCCACCTCACCCTGGAGGGGGTTCGGATGGTGGTGGACTGCGCCAACGGGGCCGCCTACCGGGTGGCTCCCTCGGTCTTCGAGGAGCTCGGGGCCGAGGTGATTCCCCTGGGGGTGAGCCCCAACGGCACCAACATCAACGAGGGGTGCGGGAGCCTGTACCCCGAGTTCATGGCCCAGAAGGTGCGGGAGGTGGGTGCCCACCTGGGGATCGCCCTGGACGGCGACGCGGACCGGGTCATCGTAGTGGACGAGAAGGGCGAGGAGGTGGACGGGGACCACATCATGGCCGTCTGCGCCCGGGAGCTCCAGCGCAAGGGACGCCTAGCCCATGCCACCGTGGTGGCCACGGTCATGAGCAATCTGGGGCTGGAGCGGTCCCTGGCCGAGGCCGGCATCCGGCTGGAGCGCACCCAGGTGGGGGACCGGTACGTGGTGGAGGCCATGCGGGCCGGCGGGCACACCTTCGGGGGCGAGCAGTCGGGCCACCTGGTCTTCCTCGACCACGGCACGACGGGGGACGGGGTGCTGGCGGCGCTCCAGCTCCTGGCGGTGATGGTGGAGTCTGGAAAGCCCCTCTCGGAGCTCTCCGGGGTCATGACGGCGGTTCCCCAGGTCCTGAAGAACGTCCGGGTCCGGGAGCGCATCTCGGTGGGGGCGATTCCCGCTGCCGCCGCAGCCCTGGCGGCTGCCCAAGCCGAGCTCCGGGACGCCGGGCGGGTGCTCGTGCGCTACTCGGGCACCGAGCCCAAGCTGCGGGTCATGATCGAAGGCGACGACGCCGACCGCATCCGCTACTGGGCCGACGCCATCTGCGAGGCGGTGCGGGGAGAGATCGGGGCGTGA